One genomic segment of Paraburkholderia caffeinilytica includes these proteins:
- a CDS encoding O-antigen ligase family protein has translation MMSTPSTMLRPPPPPAPPSWPTPPAQPASLAAQPSRVAARVRGGMRHPTYLPIALFAITLLLIVMHQGRLVEFFYPAASFLIALRFYRRSPAHYLGFVCWLFFLSPEVRRLADFVSGSFNPKSPVMIAPMLAVALSGCALITNFRALGQRRTMPLMLIVLALFYSYLVGMVQVGPAAATFTLVNWLFPVLVAFRLVVTWQDYPDYHRVLLKTFVYGGLVMGLYGVIEYLSPPPWDVFWLIASQMESEGHPVPFGMRVSSTMNSSGPFSQTIMAVLLMSLAARGRMRVATGLVGIPALMFTSVRSAWGGLAIGLVYPLTMLDGRSRIRLIGGVLGFAMLCAPLAMVDQVSDNFMQRFNTIQDLGHDNSYQVRAELYKQFMSVALTDIAGQGLGMTGLGTKLSSDDSLQLTVVFDSGLLEVPFVMGWPGTLLYTTGIVMLLWRAFRASRQRARDRFAISGVGVAIAMFAMMVFVNTLIGLPGMFFFVGVILPVIGLRHAREAHAAAPAASVRRAEGGR, from the coding sequence ATGATGAGCACACCTTCGACGATGTTGCGCCCGCCACCGCCGCCCGCGCCGCCCTCGTGGCCCACGCCGCCCGCGCAGCCGGCGTCGCTTGCCGCACAGCCGTCGCGCGTGGCTGCCAGGGTGCGCGGCGGCATGCGCCATCCCACGTATCTGCCGATCGCGCTCTTCGCCATCACGCTGCTGCTGATCGTCATGCACCAGGGGCGCCTGGTCGAATTCTTCTACCCGGCCGCGTCGTTCCTGATTGCGTTGCGCTTCTACCGGCGCTCACCCGCGCACTATCTCGGTTTCGTGTGCTGGCTGTTCTTTCTCTCGCCGGAGGTGCGGCGGCTCGCGGACTTCGTGAGCGGCTCGTTCAATCCGAAAAGCCCGGTGATGATCGCCCCGATGCTCGCGGTCGCGCTGTCCGGATGCGCGCTCATCACGAATTTCCGTGCGCTCGGGCAGCGCCGCACCATGCCGCTCATGCTGATCGTGCTCGCGCTGTTCTATTCGTACCTGGTCGGCATGGTGCAGGTGGGGCCGGCCGCGGCGACGTTCACGCTGGTGAACTGGCTGTTTCCGGTGCTGGTGGCGTTTCGTCTCGTTGTCACCTGGCAGGACTATCCGGACTATCACCGCGTGCTGCTCAAGACGTTTGTCTACGGCGGTTTGGTGATGGGCCTCTATGGCGTGATCGAGTATCTGTCGCCGCCGCCGTGGGACGTCTTCTGGCTGATCGCCTCGCAGATGGAGTCCGAAGGGCACCCGGTGCCGTTCGGGATGCGCGTGAGCAGCACGATGAACTCGTCCGGCCCGTTTTCGCAGACGATCATGGCCGTGCTGCTGATGTCGCTCGCGGCACGTGGCAGGATGCGCGTCGCCACCGGACTGGTGGGCATCCCGGCGTTGATGTTCACCTCGGTACGTAGTGCGTGGGGCGGTCTCGCGATCGGCCTCGTGTATCCGCTGACCATGCTTGACGGTCGCAGCCGGATACGGCTGATCGGCGGGGTACTGGGTTTTGCGATGCTGTGTGCGCCGCTTGCGATGGTCGATCAGGTCTCGGACAACTTCATGCAGCGATTCAACACAATCCAGGACCTCGGTCACGACAATAGCTACCAGGTCCGTGCGGAGCTCTACAAGCAGTTCATGTCGGTGGCGTTGACCGACATCGCCGGGCAGGGACTCGGCATGACCGGGCTCGGCACCAAGCTTTCGAGCGACGATTCGCTTCAGTTGACCGTGGTCTTCGATAGCGGTCTGCTGGAGGTGCCGTTCGTGATGGGATGGCCGGGTACGCTGCTGTACACGACCGGCATTGTGATGCTGCTGTGGCGGGCCTTCCGGGCAAGCCGTCAGCGCGCGAGAGACCGCTTTGCGATTTCCGGCGTTGGCGTAGCGATCGCGATGTTCGCAATGATGGTGTTCGTCAATACCTTGATCGGGCTGCCGGGGATGTTCTTTTTCGTCGGCGTGATACTGCCGGTTATCGGTCTGCGTCACGCGCGGGAGGCACACGCTGCCGCGCCGGCTGCGTCGGTGCGACGCGCGGAGGGAGGGCGATGA
- a CDS encoding acyl-CoA dehydrogenase family protein: protein MNAPLLHEAASAPPTTEISSTDAAAPLALAAVELEPGWRAAAQRCAAVAAQYADAVDREARFPAEAFDALRRERLLSAMVPAGFGGAGLSLADVGAICETLAQGCASTAMVYAMHQIQVACIEAHGSDAPWHRQLLAQLVEHQWLLASATSEETIGGNMRTSACSVELDGEPGHQRFRIEKLAPTISYGAHADGILVTARRTAESAAADQVLIVALREDTQLEKRGGWDSMGMRGTCSEGFRLVATGHAEQILPTPFADIADQTMLPVSHTLWASVWTGVASDAVNRAKAFFRAQARSKPGSIPPAGLRLAEAVGLLQMMQARLSVALEAARTAHHAKHGGCQADAPLSAMLGFASDMNTLKTSISTTALQVVQEVLMICGMAGYKNGTEYSVGRHLRDLYSAPLMINNDRIAQNTASLLLAQRPAAPGRA from the coding sequence ATGAACGCGCCTCTGCTACACGAAGCCGCCTCGGCGCCGCCGACGACGGAGATATCGTCTACGGATGCCGCCGCGCCGCTTGCACTCGCCGCCGTCGAGCTCGAACCCGGCTGGCGCGCCGCGGCGCAGCGCTGTGCCGCGGTTGCCGCGCAATACGCCGATGCGGTCGATCGCGAAGCGCGTTTCCCAGCCGAAGCGTTCGACGCGCTGCGACGGGAACGCCTGCTTTCGGCCATGGTGCCTGCCGGCTTCGGGGGCGCGGGTCTTTCGCTGGCGGACGTCGGCGCGATCTGCGAGACGCTGGCGCAGGGCTGCGCGTCGACCGCGATGGTGTATGCGATGCATCAGATTCAGGTGGCCTGCATCGAGGCGCATGGCAGCGACGCGCCGTGGCACCGGCAGTTGCTCGCGCAACTGGTCGAACATCAATGGCTGCTGGCGTCGGCTACGTCTGAAGAAACCATTGGCGGCAACATGCGCACCAGCGCCTGCTCGGTCGAACTCGACGGAGAGCCGGGCCACCAGCGCTTTCGCATCGAGAAGCTCGCCCCGACGATTTCGTACGGCGCGCACGCCGACGGCATTCTGGTCACCGCGCGCCGCACCGCCGAATCGGCCGCGGCCGACCAGGTGCTGATCGTGGCGCTGCGTGAAGACACGCAGCTGGAAAAGCGCGGCGGCTGGGATTCGATGGGCATGCGCGGCACCTGCAGCGAGGGCTTCCGGCTTGTCGCCACGGGGCACGCCGAGCAGATCCTGCCGACGCCGTTCGCCGATATCGCCGATCAGACCATGCTGCCGGTGTCGCACACCCTGTGGGCTTCGGTCTGGACCGGCGTGGCCAGCGACGCGGTGAATCGCGCGAAAGCCTTCTTTCGTGCGCAGGCCCGCTCGAAACCCGGCTCGATTCCGCCGGCCGGTCTGCGCCTCGCCGAAGCGGTCGGCCTGCTGCAGATGATGCAGGCGCGCCTGTCCGTCGCACTCGAAGCAGCGCGCACCGCCCACCACGCGAAACACGGCGGCTGCCAGGCCGACGCGCCGCTCTCGGCCATGCTCGGCTTCGCTTCGGACATGAATACGCTGAAGACCAGCATCTCGACCACCGCCCTGCAAGTCGTGCAGGAAGTGCTGATGATCTGCGGCATGGCAGGCTACAAGAACGGCACGGAATACAGCGTGGGACGGCATCTGCGCGACCTCTACTCCGCGCCGCTGATGATCAACAACGACCGTATCGCGCAGAACACGGCGAGCCTGTTGCTCGCGCAGCGTCCTGCCGCCCCGGGGAGAGCCTGA
- a CDS encoding GNAT family N-acetyltransferase, which translates to MNWKTLEFEQLTARELYVILRARSAVFVVEQSHVHLDADGHDETSLHVFAVEDMSRPMPILAYARLQPGDVEDPEIVIDKVLTSPLRRGDGTAGLLIERVLHAIAEHWPGRAARVTAPVGLRGFYEQFGFRKTEGPYLEHGEPFIGLTRQPRAGQPLFGSLRGERDGFAFVNTFELL; encoded by the coding sequence ATGAACTGGAAAACGCTGGAATTCGAACAGCTCACCGCGCGGGAGTTGTATGTGATATTGCGGGCGCGCAGTGCGGTCTTCGTGGTCGAACAATCGCATGTGCACCTGGACGCCGATGGCCACGACGAAACGTCATTGCATGTCTTCGCGGTCGAAGACATGTCGCGGCCGATGCCGATCCTGGCGTATGCCCGACTGCAACCGGGCGACGTCGAAGATCCGGAGATCGTCATCGACAAGGTGCTGACCAGCCCGCTGCGGCGCGGCGATGGCACCGCCGGATTGCTGATCGAACGGGTGCTGCATGCGATCGCCGAACACTGGCCTGGCCGTGCCGCGCGCGTCACGGCGCCGGTCGGATTGCGCGGCTTTTACGAGCAATTCGGCTTTCGCAAGACGGAAGGCCCGTATCTCGAACACGGCGAGCCGTTTATCGGGCTCACACGCCAGCCGCGCGCCGGCCAGCCGCTGTTCGGCAGTCTGCGCGGTGAACGCGACGGGTTCGCGTTCGTGAACACGTTCGAGTTGTTGTGA
- a CDS encoding amino acid--[acyl-carrier-protein] ligase, protein MNTMTDTAALAAAEPAAPAFRDELLAAGLLIDTGENGLYGRSQVFEDVVERLNVAIAHLGADQQPEVLRFPPAMRRTDFEDSEYLKSFPNLAGTIHSFCGNDMGHQRLLRALDDAMIESDDDRSEEWMAQQKPTRVVLTPAACYPIYPVMARRGPLPADGRTIDVLSYCFRHEPSLDPGRMQMFRQREYVRLGSAEQVMAFRQMWVERGSLLITLLQLPVEVDLANDPFFGRGGKIVADSQRAQALKFELLIPVADPRGKTACLSFNYHMDHFGAIWKIACEDGAVAHTGCVGFGMERITLALFRHHGLDVNAWPDDVRALLWGDTEARVAQGMASMQAASAVSVEGAGDSA, encoded by the coding sequence ATGAACACGATGACCGATACCGCCGCGCTGGCCGCGGCCGAACCTGCGGCGCCGGCCTTCCGCGACGAACTGCTGGCCGCGGGCCTCCTGATCGATACCGGCGAAAACGGCCTGTACGGCCGCAGCCAGGTTTTCGAAGACGTGGTGGAGCGCCTGAACGTGGCGATCGCGCATCTCGGCGCGGACCAGCAGCCTGAAGTACTGCGCTTTCCGCCCGCCATGCGCCGCACCGATTTCGAAGACAGTGAATATCTGAAGAGCTTCCCGAACCTCGCCGGCACGATCCATTCGTTCTGCGGCAACGACATGGGCCACCAGCGCCTGTTGCGCGCACTCGACGACGCGATGATCGAAAGCGACGACGATCGCAGCGAAGAATGGATGGCGCAGCAGAAACCGACCCGCGTGGTGCTGACGCCGGCCGCCTGCTATCCGATCTATCCGGTAATGGCGCGGCGCGGCCCGCTGCCCGCCGACGGCCGCACCATCGACGTGCTGTCGTATTGCTTCCGCCACGAGCCCTCGCTCGATCCGGGCCGCATGCAGATGTTCCGCCAGCGCGAATACGTGCGCCTCGGCAGCGCCGAACAGGTGATGGCGTTCCGGCAGATGTGGGTCGAACGCGGCTCGCTGCTGATCACGCTGCTGCAACTGCCGGTGGAAGTGGATCTCGCCAACGATCCGTTCTTCGGCCGCGGCGGCAAGATCGTCGCCGATAGCCAGCGCGCCCAGGCGCTCAAGTTCGAACTGCTGATTCCGGTGGCCGACCCGCGCGGCAAGACGGCGTGCCTCTCGTTCAACTATCACATGGACCACTTCGGCGCGATCTGGAAGATTGCCTGCGAAGACGGCGCAGTAGCGCATACGGGTTGCGTGGGTTTCGGCATGGAGCGCATTACGCTTGCGCTATTCCGTCATCACGGGCTCGACGTCAACGCATGGCCGGACGATGTGCGCGCGCTGCTGTGGGGCGACACCGAAGCACGCGTGGCGCAGGGCATGGCGTCCATGCAAGCGGCTTCCGCGGTGTCGGTTGAGGGCGCCGGAGACAGCGCATGA
- a CDS encoding glycosyltransferase family 4 protein: MMSASIDSLQIGMHWFDERPGGLDRMFLALIESLPAQGVSVRGLVAGTPGVFEASGGRVHAFAPANAQLGRRLWHARAQSRKLRDARMPDVVATHFALYAAPTVGVFSGVPRVVHFHGPWASESGMEGRGRLSRVTRHALERIVYRGGTRHIVLSHAFADILRTRYGVREDDIRVVPGCVDVDRFNTRLSKRQARKRLGLPQDRPLLFCVRRLVSRMGLEDLIDAMFVVKQAVPDVLLTIAGKGPLEPQLHARIVARGLERHVQLAGFVADAVLPLWYCASDVTVVPTVALEGFGLTTIESLAAGTPVLVTPVGGLPEAVEPLSPDLVLASGGFQALGGGIADALLGTHVLPDAQACRNYARAHFDHPVVAAQVARIYREAIDAF, translated from the coding sequence ATCATGAGCGCATCGATCGACTCGCTGCAGATCGGCATGCATTGGTTCGACGAACGGCCGGGCGGGCTTGACCGTATGTTCCTGGCGTTGATCGAGTCTCTGCCTGCACAAGGCGTCAGTGTGCGCGGGCTGGTTGCCGGCACGCCCGGCGTGTTCGAGGCGTCGGGCGGCCGCGTGCACGCTTTCGCACCGGCAAACGCGCAGCTCGGCCGACGTCTGTGGCATGCGCGCGCGCAGTCGCGCAAGCTCAGGGACGCGCGCATGCCCGATGTTGTCGCCACGCATTTCGCGCTCTATGCCGCGCCGACCGTGGGCGTGTTCAGCGGTGTGCCCAGAGTCGTGCATTTTCATGGACCGTGGGCCTCGGAGTCGGGAATGGAAGGTCGCGGGCGGCTGTCACGCGTGACACGTCATGCGCTCGAACGCATCGTGTATCGAGGCGGAACGCGTCATATCGTACTGTCGCATGCGTTCGCCGACATTCTGCGCACCCGGTACGGTGTGCGCGAGGACGATATTCGCGTGGTGCCCGGCTGCGTCGACGTCGACCGTTTCAATACGCGCCTCAGCAAACGGCAGGCGCGCAAGCGCCTTGGCTTGCCGCAAGACCGGCCCTTGCTGTTCTGCGTCCGGCGGCTGGTGTCGCGCATGGGACTCGAAGACCTGATCGACGCGATGTTCGTGGTCAAGCAGGCCGTACCTGACGTACTGCTGACGATTGCCGGGAAAGGGCCGCTTGAGCCGCAGTTGCATGCCCGCATCGTCGCGCGGGGACTGGAGCGGCATGTGCAGCTTGCCGGTTTCGTGGCCGACGCTGTGTTGCCGCTGTGGTATTGCGCGTCGGACGTGACGGTGGTGCCGACCGTGGCGCTCGAGGGCTTCGGACTGACGACGATCGAATCGCTCGCTGCCGGCACGCCCGTGCTGGTTACGCCAGTGGGTGGCTTGCCGGAAGCGGTTGAGCCGCTGTCGCCCGATCTGGTGCTCGCGTCGGGCGGATTTCAGGCGCTTGGCGGCGGCATAGCCGATGCCTTGCTGGGGACGCACGTATTGCCCGATGCGCAAGCTTGCCGGAATTATGCGCGGGCGCACTTCGATCATCCGGTGGTGGCGGCGCAGGTCGCGCGGATCTATCGCGAAGCGATAGACGCGTTCTGA
- a CDS encoding glycosyltransferase family 4 protein — MRILIVTHQVTKNDGQGRVNYEIARAALAAGHAVTLLASRAAPELVNHPRARFVKIGESRLPTRLIQYQVFAWRSGAWIRAHRQAFDVIHVNGFIAWARADVNAVHFVHDGWYRCGFYPFRFFHGPYHAYQVVYTWLNARCEKWAFRHADVVVPVSEKIGAEVRSLGIDTARLQVIYNGVDIDEFAPGASQRERFGLPQAPFMLLFAGDLRVSRKNLDTVLRALAATPAHVHLVVAGILRNSPYPALAASLGLEQRVHFTDLVKDMPALMRSVDAFVFPSRYEPLGLVLLEALAAALPVVTVRTAGGAEVIAPDCGIVLEHPDDGVALAAAIMRLADDRARARQMGLAARELAGTLSWQAMASRYLSLYERLAARRAASAMATPRATVSAES; from the coding sequence ATGCGCATACTGATCGTGACGCACCAGGTAACGAAGAATGACGGCCAGGGGCGCGTCAACTACGAAATTGCCCGCGCGGCGCTCGCGGCCGGACATGCGGTGACGCTGCTCGCATCGCGCGCCGCGCCGGAGTTGGTGAATCATCCCCGTGCGCGGTTCGTGAAGATCGGCGAGAGCCGGCTGCCGACGCGCCTGATCCAGTATCAGGTTTTCGCGTGGCGTAGCGGTGCGTGGATCCGCGCGCACCGACAGGCGTTCGATGTGATCCATGTGAACGGTTTCATTGCATGGGCCCGCGCCGACGTGAACGCGGTTCACTTCGTACACGACGGCTGGTACCGCTGCGGCTTCTATCCGTTCCGTTTCTTCCATGGCCCGTATCACGCGTATCAGGTCGTCTACACGTGGCTCAACGCACGCTGTGAAAAGTGGGCGTTCCGGCATGCCGACGTCGTCGTGCCGGTATCGGAGAAAATCGGCGCCGAGGTGCGCTCGCTCGGTATCGACACAGCGCGGCTTCAGGTGATCTACAACGGCGTCGATATCGATGAATTTGCGCCCGGTGCGTCGCAGCGCGAGCGTTTCGGCTTGCCGCAAGCGCCGTTCATGCTGTTGTTCGCCGGCGATCTGCGCGTGTCGCGCAAGAATCTCGACACGGTGTTGCGGGCACTCGCCGCGACGCCCGCGCATGTGCATCTGGTGGTTGCCGGGATTCTGCGCAACAGTCCGTATCCCGCGCTGGCTGCGTCGCTCGGACTCGAGCAACGTGTGCACTTTACCGATCTGGTCAAGGATATGCCCGCGCTGATGCGTTCGGTCGATGCGTTTGTGTTTCCGTCGCGCTACGAGCCATTGGGGCTGGTACTGCTCGAGGCGCTGGCGGCGGCGTTGCCGGTTGTCACCGTACGGACGGCGGGTGGTGCCGAAGTGATCGCACCCGACTGCGGCATCGTACTCGAGCATCCGGACGACGGCGTCGCTCTAGCCGCGGCGATCATGCGCCTTGCCGACGATCGCGCACGTGCGCGGCAGATGGGGCTCGCCGCGCGCGAACTGGCTGGAACGCTCAGTTGGCAGGCGATGGCGAGCCGCTACCTGTCACTCTATGAACGGCTCGCCGCACGACGTGCGGCGAGCGCGATGGCGACCCCACGCGCCACGGTATCGGCGGAATCATGA
- a CDS encoding acyl carrier protein: MKSALRRILSESARLDVSPDTLADDADLYAAGLSSLATVHLMLAIEDEFGIEIPDRMLTRRLFSSIDSMAAAVTELQQAKAAA; encoded by the coding sequence ATGAAAAGCGCATTGCGACGCATCCTTTCCGAATCGGCACGTCTTGACGTGTCGCCCGATACGCTGGCCGACGACGCCGATCTGTACGCAGCGGGCTTGTCCTCGCTCGCGACGGTGCACCTGATGCTGGCGATCGAAGACGAGTTCGGCATCGAGATTCCCGACCGCATGCTGACGCGCCGCCTCTTTTCGAGCATCGATTCGATGGCCGCCGCGGTCACCGAATTGCAACAGGCGAAGGCGGCGGCATGA
- a CDS encoding DUF1839 family protein — protein MSRRLDLPAQSGADVPTLPLRQHAPHALHQGERVWQETNCYVDLWIELLHGFGLDPRAAFAFTVTQDFEGDQFTFFKFPLEDLERLYGTQVQELAIYDSLEARVLAQTLRGHTVLVEVDGYYLPNTRATSYRREHPKTTVGIDFIDPPARRLGYFHNTGYHLLDGEDYDGVFRKLPQFAQQPDLLFPYVEFAKQARPALEGTALAEASAELLCAHLNRRPLTNPVSQWRAAFPAHLDTLLERGEAFFHPYSFNLMRQLGANFEFLSKYLLWLSAQGFEMPAAIPAAAQRIASESMVMQFRLVRAIARGRRDSCEDCFDVLESAYEKTLPPLAALVL, from the coding sequence ATGTCCCGCCGGCTCGACCTGCCGGCTCAGAGCGGCGCGGACGTGCCCACACTGCCGCTGCGCCAGCACGCGCCACACGCGCTGCATCAGGGCGAGCGCGTCTGGCAGGAGACCAACTGCTACGTCGACCTGTGGATCGAACTGCTGCACGGCTTCGGGCTCGATCCGCGCGCGGCGTTCGCCTTTACCGTCACGCAGGACTTCGAAGGCGATCAGTTCACGTTCTTCAAATTCCCGCTCGAAGACCTCGAACGGCTGTACGGCACCCAGGTGCAGGAACTGGCGATCTACGACTCGCTCGAAGCGCGCGTACTCGCGCAGACCTTGCGCGGCCATACCGTGCTGGTGGAAGTGGACGGCTATTATCTGCCGAATACGCGGGCCACGTCGTATCGGCGCGAACATCCGAAAACCACGGTGGGGATCGACTTCATCGATCCCCCGGCACGCCGCCTCGGCTATTTCCACAACACCGGCTATCACCTGCTCGACGGTGAAGACTACGACGGCGTGTTTCGCAAGCTGCCGCAATTCGCGCAGCAGCCCGATCTGCTGTTTCCGTATGTCGAATTCGCCAAACAGGCGCGGCCCGCGCTGGAAGGCACCGCGCTCGCCGAAGCCTCGGCGGAATTGTTGTGCGCGCATCTAAACCGGCGGCCGCTGACCAATCCGGTCTCGCAGTGGCGGGCCGCGTTCCCTGCGCATCTCGATACGCTGCTCGAACGTGGCGAGGCGTTCTTTCACCCGTACTCGTTCAACCTGATGCGGCAGCTCGGCGCGAACTTCGAGTTTCTCTCGAAGTATCTGCTGTGGCTTTCCGCGCAAGGCTTCGAGATGCCGGCGGCGATCCCGGCGGCGGCGCAGCGTATCGCGTCGGAGTCGATGGTGATGCAGTTCCGGCTCGTGCGGGCCATCGCGCGTGGGCGTCGCGATTCGTGTGAAGACTGTTTCGACGTGCTCGAAAGCGCCTACGAAAAGACGCTGCCGCCGCTTGCCGCGCTGGTGCTGTGA